TAACAACAGCACACTTTAATTTGGTTTCATGGTACAAGATGATAGACATCTATTGTTAAAAACAGCTTCATCCATTATTTCTAGACACGAAATGTTCCACTTACACGGTTTAAAATAACTACATCAGGGAGAATCTCGAGTTATCAGTCGCTTCTTCAAATTCATAGCACCTGACTTCGAAGCAGAACTGGTGTGTATTCGCCTATCAAGTTATCTAGAatctttaatttaatttatgctCCATTACATCCTCTCATCGTTTTCCATGGTATACAGAGGCTTCCTCCACGTTTCTGTAGGGAGCTGTATGAAAAGATTCCAGAGCAGGCGTTTCTAGAAAGCCGCAAAGGGCTTTGGGAAGTTACAATAGGCAAACGCAGCAACGGGCTACTAACCCTCGGCGGGGAGGGTTGGAAGAGTTTCATACATTATCATGAACTAAAATTTGGAGATTTTATGGTTTTTGAACATACTGGTGGGATGGTGTTCAAAACATACGTATTTGGCCCTAGTGCTTGTGAGAAGGACTACTCTTCTGCGGGTTCTGAGAACTTGACAACAAACAAAGTACCTTGTGCTCAGCCTCGTACTCTTCCCAATGTTGCAGTCATCAAGGGTGAGTTATTTTACTAATACTCTTCACGTAAACAACAATGGAATATTTTGGGGTTAAAAGAATTTCCAGTGTGATAGCTGATGTAAAATGTGATTATTCATATGCAGAGGAGGAAGCGGAGGGATCAGATAGTCTCGTTATCGTCAGCGCAATCTGATTATGCTATTATTTTGGCATTAACGGACAGATGGTTTGCCTCAGGTCTCGCAGGCCAGAGAGGGGCTTCGATCCATATTAGAGTTTCCCAATTTTCAGTCGTTTGAGGATGCAGTTAAGTATGTAAATTATCAATTAAATAGATGCTCAACTGTTCATGTTAGTCTTTTCAGCCATTGCAATTTGTAAGAGCTTAAGAGTTCCATAGCCACAATGGACGATTCTATTTTCATGAATGCCGCTGATTATATACTTGGCTTTTGGTAAATCAATCTATCACTCAACAGATTAAATTAACTCTTAATTACAATTTTAAGTTGCACGCTAATAGCTTGGTAAATTTTTCTGGGACTAAGTTTTGATGGTAGCTCTTAGCTTAGCAGATATTATTTTAACGAATTTTCTATAggaaaaaatgtaaaacagttTAGGGCTTTGTTTGGTATTCACAATTTTGATGTTTAAGTTTTCATTTTTCAGaagtaaaaaataaacaaatattaTGTTAAGAATTAACTCTTAATAATTACCACCTTTTCTTCCACAATATATCTATGAAGTCATGTTAACTTAAGAGATTGCTACTGGTTCGCACTTATATCAATCATTGTTGGTCCCTTCTTTTTTAATTGTACAAATATCTCGCAATGAACATAGATCTTAAATACTATATGCataactaattaaaaaaaattgttgaataAGGATAATaggactttttttttctttcacagTAGGCTCGGAATCTTACAAAATGgaagggaaaagagaaaagtttgagagttgaataaaaaatttctcaatTACCTGACTAATAATGTTCCAACTTATTAAGTTAGTTCTTAAAGACAAATATTAAGGTTTTGTAATACAGTGAGTGGTAAgctaaataattaattattttgattAATAAGATCATAAGTATGAAGCAAAACTACTATTATGCCTGTATATTAGTTGTAGAAAGTGGTAATTTATTAGAGAAATTAACTGAAGTTTTCCCATCAAGAAGCAAATATACACATCCAAATCACATGCCTTTCTCTCTAATGTGAAAATGAAGCGACATCACTAGCAACTCTGTCTTCTTGAAAAAAAGCATTGCATACAGAGTGATAATGACACTTTTTTTGTCTCCACAATCATTTCCATTCTTGTTCCCTAGTAAGTCATTCGAACAAATCTAAGAACTTAATGAATTGAAAAATGCTCTGTTTGGATCCTctgttttttgggtgtttttcaaaaattaatttttcaaatacaataaaaatttttaaaaagtattctaaaagataatctaaaaattagtttaattttttttaagattttagaaactcttctactcttaaatatctcaaaatatttttctaaaaatattccaaaatatattctaaaaactctgctatcCCAAAATATTATAGGTGCTTTTAGACCGTTGAGTTTGACATATTCACTATGTCAAAAGAGAAATGAATACATGAAACTGTATGTATATACTAATGAAACCCGCCAAAAATAGTCAATCCATTATCAAATGTTCGCTCTATACAATGCAAAGGTAGAACTCCAATTACATCACCCTATAAATGTTGACATGTATACTGTTGTTTTTGTCAAAATACATCATAGAAACAATTTTGTCATTGGAAATTTATGCTCAATTTCCTCTAGATGTATCCCAATTTTGGGTCATTGAGTCAGCATTCAAAAGTTTTAGGCGCTGGAAGCGACCCTTATGTACTGCTTATACTTGTGGTCAATTTTGGGGCTTCAGCCATAGTCAATTTCCAAGCCGCCATAGTCTGCAGCAGCCCTATATATTCTTCAACCCCCACATAcatagggggaaaaaaaaagcattttCCACAACTGTCTAAAATTTCAAAACATTACCGTGCAATGTTAtcaaaacagtaaaagagatcATTTACACGTTTGCAAAGTGATCAAGGTTAGCTTTCAAGAAGCAATTATACTTACCATTATCATTGTATTACACAGATGCAAGAATTTTGTACACCCTCTAATTCTCCATCCTCTGACACACTACGACAATCAACattcagaagaaaaaaaaacagccaTAAGAATCACGAAAACATAGTCAAATGCTGCCCAAAATACTACCCATTTTTTCCTCCAACAAAAGATAAGTTTGCAATCTAATTAGCTTCAAATATTAGTTTTTTTAGATATAGAAAAGGTAAAAGTAGGCTTCATTTATAGCAACCAACCAGCATTCTTGTTTTCCTCTTTACTTTTTCGTTAATTCAAGAGCTCGATATGATTGTTAATGCATTAGTTTAGGACATTTTTGCTCCTCAAAACTCTAATATTTTTTCCTAGATCACATCATGCAAATTTTGATAGTATTATAGAATTTATAGTGTTAAACACTTATTTCActccaaattttttcaaaaaaataagaaCACCATTGgtgctttctttctcttttttttttttttgttgttaggCCGGAGGGGGGGGGGGCAGTGAGGACACTTGGAGAGATGAAGGAACTTCTGTTAACGTACCTTGGCTCAAACTCTTGAACATGAGCAATATCTTTGCCATGGGCGTCCGGCCAGTTAACTTTCCTCGACCCTATCCTTAGCTGCTGACTAAATTCTAAAGGTTCAGTCGCTTTCTTCAGATTACTCTTAAGAGGCATGGGTTCATTAAGCTCTTGAGATGCATCAGACCCACCAATGTCACACGCGACGCCTCCACTGTTCTTGACTTCAACTTGTGATTCCTCATCAAAACAAAATTCGTGAAAAAACCCATATTTCTTCTCTAATGATCTATGCTTCCTGTGATTGTTGCTGGTGCCACTTCTCCTAACACCTTCGTCGTCTTTGCTGTCGGAATTCCTCGCTGCTACGTAGCATGAGCACACTAAAGATGTGCACCTGTTATGCCCTGAGGCCGCCAGGAGtgcagaaaagagaaaaaaaaaaaagaaaatggtatTTAAAATCTTGATAGTGTGAAAGAAATTTTCATTGACTTAGCTCATAGGAtcaaatggaaaatgaagtggCTAAGAAGATTGATGTATATGCGTAATGCTTTGTCTTCACTTTCAGCAAATTCCAAAAGGTTTGATTAGGTTCATATTCTGCACGTAGAGAAGATAGTgggttgaaaattttgaagcaTGCGGGTGCGGTTTTTGGTGGGATTTTGCGAGcctggaaaagaagaaaggataCAGAACTAGGGATAATCATTTTCTCATGCTTCGTCTCCACTATCACTTGTTCTCTTTTTGCTTTCATACTCATTACACTAGTACAGTGAAATAGTGAATCAATGGgggaaaaaataagaataacaTTATTCTATTATCTAATTAGGAAAACTTTTCGTGAGATTCCATGTTTATTATGGTGCCATGCACTTACACTATTttcaaaaaatgtatttaataATATATCATGCGTCGCAAGATACATTAGTATCAATTATTCGTCatccaataataataaaaaatatatgtttCCTTATTTGATGATAAGTGATTGATAATAGTCCATCTCCACGTATTGTTATATAATATACATGGtataaccaattttttttttttttgtacatttaGAATTTGTACTTCTTTCAACATTCATATATATGATGCCAAGGTACAAATTGTTTATGCATGATTAATGATAAAATATGTGCAATCGAATTGGTGACCGAGTCAGACATGTCCATTTCCATCTGGTCCCCAATCCCattatattttttgtgaatgaGTATTCTCTGCGTGTCTCCTTTTGTCCCGCTTATGTATTATATACAGTTAAAATCGCAATTCTAATTAGCCAAGTACACTTTGGCTTTCCTTATTACctttttcttcaaattgttTGAGAGAATCATGCACCAACCatttgtggatttttttttttttcttttttaaccttAGTCATACTATTCTGCACTTCATGTGAATCTCTAATCCACCATTAAGAAATTCTAGTGATGTGAAAAATATGAATCACTGCAAAGTTAATACATGATCACCACTTTTACTGCCATGGCACTTTAAATCATGAGATGACATGATAAAAACAagaactttttttaaaaaaaaaaaaaaatttggtaacCATGATATCAAGAACATTATTGTATAGAGAAAAGGGAAGGAAGAGGATTCCATACAAGCAATTGATCTTTACGCAGTGTGAAATTTTAGAGGTCAATTCTTAAAAAAAGAACCAGCAATGTGTCTATTGTTGATTTTAGGGTGAAGATGTtaatcattttctttctttggtgCAATAAGTCTAGTGCTTTTTCAGTAAAGTTGATGATAAAAAGCACCATGCGCGTGTGGCATTGATATAAAGCATGATTTTGTGCTCGTGATAGTGTAACATAATTATgatgtcttctttttttttttcccccatgAACTGAAAGATTAATTATATTGGTATAATTGTTTTGACAGACAAAATATGTTTAGCTCTTCTCTGTTTATGATACACTCTACTACAATTAATTAGCTGCATACTACTAATCTCCAGCTCGAGGAGATGAAAGCCTTTACAAGAACCTCAACTCGTGCAAGTTTCCTCCAGTCGGTCTTTTGCCCATTCTCGATTacatttgcaaatttttttttttttttttttgctttttgtaCACTTCAACAGAATTTCTAAAGAAGGCCCAATTAGATGTCATGGTTACATAGAAAACACCACCTATTCTTGGacattaaaatatacaaattagtcagtaaaaaaaatgaacaaaaataaaattcagcatttccaattttttgttttatggTCTTAAGGATCCAACAAGTTCGGGTGTAACCTTCGAGAATACCTCAAGTACTCAACAAAAATTATAGACTAAGACTGTTATCCAATCTAGATTCCGAAATTTATTTGGgcaaaaggagaaagaaagttTGGAATCTAGATTCCAAACTAAAAAACAAAATCTCTTTATTATAATCTTAAATGGGCTAGTTGATCAATATTCATTAAGAATTAATTTATACGTTTAAACTTTGCCGAATAAGAATATGCTCACCAAAATGTGCCAATGGGCATacgagtcaaaaaaaaaaaaggaaccgtCTGGCATTAATTCCTTGTATATGTGTACATGAACATTCACTACAAACAAATACTCCAAATTCAAAACCCCTCCAAAGTTGTACACAGTAATATTCTCACAATTTATCGAACCCTCTAATCGGCAACCTCCAAGGAAAAAGGAACAAGAGAGTCAACAAAAATGTGATGAAACTCAGTAACTTTTAGAATATATAGATGGAGTGCAGTTTGACCTTGCCTTGTGGTGAAGGAatcgtttttctctttttgttctttttctcttgtcattAGCATAACACTTATAGAATTGATCAAAATTAGGTATGATtgcttttatatatatagaacatCAGTCTGACAATTGCTTAGCAAGTTTTCTCCACCAAAAACACACACAAAAACGCAAAGATAAGAGAGAAATGTTTGGGAGACTGTGTGAAGAGATTGAAATTAAGGTGGCAGCAAATGAAGCTTGGAAGATTTTTGGAGCGCTTGAACTTGGCCATCTTGCTTTTCAACAACTCAGTGATATAATTCATAAAATGGAGGTATTAGAAGGCGATGGGGGTGCTGGTACAGTAATCAAACTCAGCCTTCCTGGTAATTAATCCAGAATGTACTCTACTTTTCTTGCTAATCTTCGAGGATTTATGTTTTATGCACTATCAACACACACATCCATGTATACGTGACCCCTTATAGTTTTTCATATTGCCACATGACCCcattaaagttttaaaatattCATATAACCTCCTCgtaattttatgtaaagtgaaaaGCAAATGGAATCATAATATCCACTTAATCCCTTATAATTTGTGTTAATATCCGTTTTACCCCTTATGATTTTTTAGCCACATAATTCTCTTGTGATTTTATGTAAGGTGATGAGATCGTTATCTAATTTAGTGTTTAAGTAAGGGTAATACTGATATTTTAATTAATGGCATTGTGGATGCTTTTTTccatcaaattttcactttaaatAAAACTATAGAGGGCTTATGTAGATATTTAGAAATGCTAAGGAGTTATCTGGCAATCTGTGAATCCACAAAgaaattaagtgcaatttatcccaaaaaaaaagttatgcTTGTGGGTACGAATTCATGACACATAATCTGACTTGCATTAAAAACTTTCCTTTACCACATATGACATACATGTAGAAATTTCTCAattgtacatttttttttttaaattttcggGTCAAGAAATTCTCGTAGGTATAACAAGTATACATGTATTTTCACAAAACTTTTCTCGCAAttcacaatctttttctttttctcttattttttttctagcCCATGTAATCTCTCACGGTTGGCTTGTCCCTCTACGAATTATAATTGATTAGGTAATACCTATTGCAAAGAAATATTGAAGGTGGTTGACCAAGAGAAACGAGTGAAAATAGCGGAGCTTATTGAAGGCGGGTTTCTTGATATGGGATTCACATTTTATCAAGTTCGGATTGAAGTGATTGAGAATGCCAAGGACGAAAACTCATGCACGGTCAAATTCACAATTGAATATGAGGTGAAGGAAGATGCAGCTGCTAATGCTTCACTTGTCAGCATCCGGCCTTATGTTACTATGATGAATGTTGGTGTGGATTATCTTGCTAAGAACAAGAACAAGTGACTTCccatttttctgcatttttatCTTTCTATTTACTTCAATTAATCTCCTTTTTTCCTTGTGATTTGTGATGAAAAAATTGTTGTAAAAGGAATTGTACTTCGGTTATTTTGAAGCAGGAATGAGGAAACTCTGAAAAAATGGTCCATTTCATacctaattatttttttttccctatctTGTTACATTCTTGATAATGCATAATCGTCCCTTACACATTCAACTCATGTTTCTCGTCTGCAACGTCCTAATATAACCGAGGCAAAAATAGAAAGGGATTGAATTATCCTCAAAGGTGATtatttccccaaaaaaaaattaaaaaggaaaaaggtgaCCTTTTTACATTTTTTCAAATCAACGAAAA
This region of Coffea arabica cultivar ET-39 chromosome 3c, Coffea Arabica ET-39 HiFi, whole genome shotgun sequence genomic DNA includes:
- the LOC140038032 gene encoding B3 domain-containing protein REM9-like yields the protein MRNHLSRSKKDTTVQEKDARKGGRITINGLTLQDPSIECRGRDHTSVSGSKMRSGCATNNQQGESRVISRFFKFIAPDFEAELRLPPRFCRELYEKIPEQAFLESRKGLWEVTIGKRSNGLLTLGGEGWKSFIHYHELKFGDFMVFEHTGGMVFKTYVFGPSACEKDYSSAGSENLTTNKVPCAQPRTLPNVAVIKEEEAEGSDSLVIVSAI
- the LOC113735471 gene encoding norbelladine synthase-like, which produces MIAFIYIEHQSDNCLASFLHQKHTQKRKDKREMFGRLCEEIEIKVAANEAWKIFGALELGHLAFQQLSDIIHKMEVLEGDGGAGTVIKLSLPGNTYCKEILKVVDQEKRVKIAELIEGGFLDMGFTFYQVRIEVIENAKDENSCTVKFTIEYEVKEDAAANASLVSIRPYVTMMNVGVDYLAKNKNK